From bacterium, a single genomic window includes:
- a CDS encoding M55 family metallopeptidase — MRFFISLDMEGVSGLVNWAGFDPPAGPDHAFARRQALAEVLAVIEGLRDGAREVGDPVEGVTVADSHARGLNLPPDGLPRDVTLIRGFPRPNYMVEGLGPEHDLACFVGYHSRVGQSDALMDHSYSGGAIYEVRLDGKVVGETELNAAYAAHYGVPLGLVSGDAALEAQVAESFGPKVVFVRTKAGIGRFAAACEHPENVLERLREGARRAVLSRKELPLHRVGEPCTLEVDLTETQMADLLALYPGFERTGGRRIRITAPEMPILYRAYMGLLLVAGIAKKLREG; from the coding sequence GTGCGGTTCTTCATCTCCCTGGACATGGAGGGCGTTTCGGGGCTGGTGAACTGGGCCGGTTTCGACCCCCCCGCGGGACCGGACCACGCCTTCGCCCGCCGCCAGGCCCTCGCCGAGGTTCTGGCCGTCATCGAGGGGCTCCGGGACGGCGCCCGGGAGGTCGGTGATCCGGTCGAGGGGGTCACGGTGGCCGACTCCCACGCCCGGGGGCTCAACCTCCCGCCCGACGGGTTGCCGCGCGACGTGACACTCATCCGCGGTTTCCCCCGACCCAACTACATGGTGGAGGGCCTCGGCCCGGAGCACGACCTGGCCTGCTTCGTCGGCTACCACAGCCGGGTGGGTCAATCCGACGCCCTGATGGACCACTCCTACTCCGGCGGCGCGATTTACGAGGTTCGGCTGGACGGGAAGGTCGTGGGCGAGACAGAGCTCAACGCCGCCTACGCCGCCCACTACGGTGTGCCGCTGGGGCTGGTGTCCGGCGACGCCGCCCTGGAGGCCCAGGTGGCCGAGAGCTTCGGCCCGAAAGTGGTATTCGTCCGGACGAAGGCGGGCATCGGTCGCTTCGCCGCCGCCTGCGAGCACCCCGAGAACGTTCTGGAGCGGCTGCGCGAGGGCGCCCGGCGGGCGGTCCTCTCGCGGAAGGAGCTACCGCTCCACCGGGTCGGTGAACCGTGCACCCTGGAGGTGGACCTCACCGAGACCCAGATGGCCGACCTGCTGGCGCTCTACCCCGGCTTCGAGCGGACCGGCGGGCGGCGGATCCGCATCACCGCGCCCGAGATGCCCATCCTCTACCGGGCCTACATGGGTCTGCTCCTGGTCGCCGGGATCGCTAAAAAACTCAGGGAAGGGTAA